In Mycobacterium sp. ITM-2016-00317, the genomic window TCCGTCGGCGGCAATGGTGACCACGGGCAGTGCGGCGGCTATCTCGGCTGCCCGCGATCCCGACATCTGCAGCGCCCCGGCCGCGGCGGCGTCCGCGACCGACAACAGCCCGGTCGCCAGCAGCAGCCAGGTGCGGGGGTCGGTCTCGATCACGTTCGGCGGATTGCCGCGGGTGTGCGTGGGGCCGGCGATGCACTGGACGGCGACGAACGGCGGGATGCGCACTTCCA contains:
- a CDS encoding sterol carrier family protein is translated as MAARRNADPAKTRAAVAAVAQWLRDDRATPDRARIAEAVRTTARTLAAVAPGSSVEVRIPPFVAVQCIAGPTHTRGNPPNVIETDPRTWLLLATGLLSVADAAAAGALQMSGSRAAEIAAALPVVTIAADGM